TTGTAGTAAAAGAAGTAGTTGCCGGTTTACTTGAAGAAGATATCATTCCTATCATTTTAGGAGCTACACAAGATATTACATATCCTGCATACAGGGCTTTTGATGGTATTAGGGATATGATCAACCTGGTAGCTATTGATAGCAGGTTCGATTTTGGTATAGAAGATGAGCTTATATCTTCGCATTCCTACATGAGTAAAATCATTACGGACAAACCTAATAACCTTTTCAATTTTTCAAATATTGGTTATCAAAGTTATTTTAATGCCCAGGAAGAAATAGATCTTATGGAGCGTTTATTTTTTGATGCCTATAGACTTGGTGAGGTTGCAAATGATATTTCTTTGGCAGAGCCTGTGCTAAGAAATGCGCACATGGTAAGTTTAGACTTGCGATCTGTAAAAGCAAGTGAAATTTCTATGTCGGCAAATTTCTCTCCAAACGGATTTAATGGTAGAGAAATATGTGCAATATCCAGATATGCCGGTATCAGTGATAAAGTGTCTGTTTTTGGATTGTACGAAATGGAGAATACCGTACAATCACAACAGCTAATAGCACAAATAATATGGTACTTTATAGAAGGTATCAATTTTAGGATTAAAGAATCTCCATACACCAAAACAGATGATTTTGTTAAGTATAACGTACCTAGCGAAGATGAAGAGTTGGTGTTCTACAAAAGCTTATTAACAGAAAGATGGTGGACAGAAGTGCCATCTATTTTTACTTCACATACTAAAGCCAATACACCTGCGTTATTACCTTGCACCGAGAAGGATTATGTAGACGCATGTAATCAACAGATTCCTGAAAGGTGGTTCAAGGCCTATAAGAAAGGCTTTAATTAACATAATTTTTTTTAAAGCATTAAAAGACTTTAATACAATATTTTATATAAAACCTAGTTTTAGTTGTTAGAATAAATTATTGTATTCTGAGTTTAAACCATAATCGAAATTTAACCTAAAGTATGAAGAAGCTATTGTTATCCTCTATAGCGTTTGTTTTTTTACTCACAAGTTGTGGGTCTAAACAGAAAGGTGAGCTAACCGGAGTCCAGGGAAAAAAGTGGTATCCAGAAAAACCATATGGAATGGAACTTATCCCAAGGGGTTCTTTTATCATGGGTAAGAGTGAGGAAGACCAAGGAAAATTATTGAATGCACCAACTAAGACAGTTACGGTACGTTCTTTTTACATGGATGATACTGAAATTACCAATAGTGAGTATCGTCAGTTTGTAGAATGGGTAAAAGATTCTATTGTTAGAACCAAGTTGGCCATTTTAGCAGATGAATTAGGTATTGGTCCAGAAGAAGGTGGTATTGGTGATTATGCATTTAAAGATGCAGATACAACAAGAGCATCTGTATATGATAAATATATGTTGGATAATTACTCTGGTATGGGCGAAACAGGATACGAAGGTAGAGCGTTGAGCAAAGATGAAGACCTAGTGTGGGACACATCGGACTATCCAGATGAGTATTATACCGAAATTATGGATTCTATCTATTTGTCTGAAGAAGAATCTTATAATGGTCAACGTACTATTGACGTTAAGCAATTAAAATATAAGTACAGCTGGATGGATATTGAAGCTGCGGCAAGAGCATCTGTAAAAGGAAATACTAGCCGTAAAGACTTTATCAGAACAGAAGAGGTAGAAATTTATCCGGATACTACGGTATGGATCAGAGATTTCTCATACTCGTACAATGAGCCTATGCACAATGATTATTTCTGGCATGATGCGTATAGCGAATATCCTGTAGTAGGTATTAGCTGGCAACAGGCAAAAGCATTCTGTAATTGGAGAACCAAGTTCAAGAATGATGATAATAAGAGTCGTGGAAAGCAGTTCGTAAACCAATTTAGACTTCCAACAGAGGCAGAATGGGAATATGCGGCAAGAGGTGGTATCGAAGGTGGTACTTATCCTTGGGGTGGACCATACGTTATTAGTGATACAGGTTGTTTTATGGCAAACTTTAAACCACAACGTGGGGATTATGCAGCAGATGCCGCTTTATATACGGTAGAAGCTAAATCTTACGAGCCAAATGATTATAACATGTATAATATGGCCGGTAATGTATCTGAGTGGACAAACTCTAGTTACGATCCAAGTGCTTACGATTATGTTTCAACAATGAACCCTAACGGAGGTGATCAATCTAACACAAGAAAAGTTATTAGAGGAGGTTCTTGGAAAGATGTAGCATACTTTTTACAAGTAAGTACAAGAGACTTTGAGTATGCAGATTCAGCTCGTAGTTACATAGGTTTCAGAACAGTACAAGATTATATGGGTGAGGAAGACTCAACACAATAAATAATAATATTAACAGTTTTATAATAAATTCAAATTCATTTTTTAACCAAATCTTTTTTATTAAACCTTAAATTAAATTAAAATCATGGCACAGTCAAAATCCACAAAAAAATTATTTAACATGGCCTACGGCCTTGGAGCATCAGTTGTAATTATCGGTGCATTATTTAAAATTCTTCACTGGGAGTTAGGACCTTTAAATGGTGGTATTCTTCTAGCGATAGGTCTTATAACAGAAGCACTTATTTTTGCGATCAGTGCATTTGAACCAGTAGATGACGATTTAGATTGGTCATTGGTATACCCAGAATTAGCTGGTGGTGAGAGCAAAGCTCCTAAGAAAGCACAAGCTGCTACAGAAGTAAAAGAAGCAGAGGCATCTTTATCTAAGAAATTGGATGACTTATTAAAAGAAGCTGGTGTAGATGCAAATCTTATGGAAAGCTTAGGTACTAGTATCAAGAACTTTGAAGGTGCTGCTAAAGGTATCGCTCCAACTGTTGATGCAATGGAGTCTACTAAGAAATATTCAAGCGAAATGGTTCAAGCTGCAGCTCAAATGGAGTCTTTGAACAGTCTTTATAAAGTACAATTGGAAAGTGCTAGCAAACAAGCTTCAGTTAATGAAGAGGTTGTTCAAAATGCAAGTGCACTTAAAGATCAAATGGCATCTTTGTCTACAAACCTTTCTTCATTGAATGGTGTATATGGTGGTATGTTATCTGCAATGAGCAAAAACTAATTTGGATTTTTACCGACCCGAATCAATTATTAATTAAAAATCTAAATTAAAAATCCATGGCAGGAGGAAAACAATCACCACGTCAGAAGATGGTCAACTTAATGTATTTGATCTTCATCGCAATGTTGGCGTTAAACATGAGTAAAGAGGTGCTAGCGGCATTCGGTATAATGAATGAAAAGCTAGAGACTTCTAACGAAAAGACAACAGCAAGTAACAATGCGTTCTTGGAAAGTCTTGGAACTAAAGCATCTGAAGATGCTGCAAAGTATGACAAGTTATATCAAAATGCTCAGCAGATCAAAGCAATGTCTCAAGAGTATTATGATTATTTGGAAGGACTTAAAAAAGGTATGATGGAAGGGATCGAAGATCCTAAAGATTATGCTCGTATGGATATGTCCGATTACTTAGACCAGAAATTATTTCAAGGTGAAAATTTATCGGAAGACGGTAAGAAGTTCATGAGTAACCTAACAGGTTATAGAGATCAAGTTGCTGCAATAGTACCAGCTGCTTTAAAGCAATCTGTTATCGATCGTTTCCAAACAGGAGATGAGAACGGTAAAGTTGAAAAAAGAGACGGTACAAAGCAAGATTGGATCAACTACCACTACGAAGGGTATCCTTTAGTAGCATCTTTGGCTAAATTAACACAGTTACAAGCTGATGTTAAGATAACTGAAGAAGCAGCTTTGAAATCTATGTTGGCAGGTGAGTTGACCGAGCAAGTTTCTTTAAAGAACTTTGCAACATCTCTTTCGGCTACTAAATCTGCATACTATGCAGGTGAAAAGTACGATGGTAAGATCATTATCAGCAAAACTGATAATTCTTCTACTCCAGTAAGAGCTGAGTTGACTTTAGATGGAAGAAAATTATCTGAAGGTTCTGATTATAAATTAGAGGCAGGTGGTGTTAAAATGTTGATTGGTTCTGGTTCTGCCGGTGATCATGAAGTAAAAGGTACTATCTACTTTAAGCAAGACGGTGAAGAAATTCCTGTTGAGGTTAATAACTCTTTCGCAACGATTTCTAAGCCAAATGCTGCTTTGATCGCTGCAGATAAAATGAATGTTGTTTATAGAGGTGTTGCTAACCCAATGTCTATCTCTATACCAGGTATACCTAACAATAAGGTTAGAGCATCTGCTCCAGGTCTTAAAGCGGTAAGTGGTAGTAAGTATGTAATGACACCAGGTACTGGTAGAAATGTTACTATTACAGCTTCAGGTACATTGCCAGATGGTCAGTCTGTATCTTCTAAGTCTGAATTCAGAATTAAGGATATTCCAAGGCCAGAAGGTAGCATAAGCAAGCAAACAGGTAGTCTTAAACTTCCAAAGAGAAATGTTGAGATCGCTACTATAGGTGCTGGTTTAGAAGACTTCGATTTTGATTTGAACTTAGCGGTAAGCGGTTTCAAATTCAAAGTACCAGGTCAGCCAACCGTTTCTGTTAGAGGAAACAAAATGAATGCTAAGGCTAAACAAGCTTTATCACGTGCTAAAAGAGGAGATGTTGTACAAATATTCGATATCGAAGCTTATATCACAAACAATAAGAGTTACAAGTTAAAGAAAGTATCTCCAGTAGTAGTGGAGATTACAAACTAAATAAATGGAATGATACCGGGTAAGCCCTATGGTCTTGCCCGGTTAATTTTAAAGTGAAACAAACATGAATTGGAAAAATGTTTTAGTAATGGGAGCGGTAACAATGTTACCTTTATCAATGATGGCCCAGGCAAATGTATTGAACGCAAAGAAACCTAGTGAGGTTGGTATTCGTACAGAAGCTCAAAAGGCTGTGGATAATGATGCTCCATTAGAATATGGTTATGTAGATGATAGGGATATACTTTGGTCTAAAACTTTATGGGAGACCATTGATTTAGATGAGAGAGTAAACTTCCCATTATACTACCCAACAGATACTATGGATATTGGACCAGATAGAAGGTCATTATACCACGTACTGGTTAAAAATTTAAAAAGTGGAAAATTAGATACTTATACAGATTCTTATTTTACACAAAAAAGAACTTATGCAGATTTAAAAGATGCCTTGCAAATGGTTGATACCCTAGATTATGGGTATGAGCAAATGAATGCAGGTGAAGCTGTTTCTGAAGAGTATATTACTCGTAGAACTATTTCTGCAGCGGATATTGAAGAATATCATATAAAAGGAATTTGGTATTTTGATAAAAGACAAGGAGAGTTAAAGTACCGTCTTTTAGGTATTGCTCCTGTTGCTCCGGATGTTAACTTTATGGACGACGAAAATCCAGATATGGTTGAGCTTTTTTGGGTATGGTACCCAGATGCGCGTGAAATGTTGCACGAGGCTAAACTATTTAACTCCCAGAATTCTGCACAACCCATATCATTTGACATGTTGTTGAATGCACGTAGGTTTGATGCTGTTATTTATAAAGAAGATAACGTTCAAGGAGATAGAAATATTGATGATTACATTTCTGATAATGCTTTGTTCCAATTGTTGGAAGCAAAAAGAATCAAAGAAACTATTAGAGATAAAGAACAAGACATGTGGGCTTATTAAGCTTGCTGAAAATCCAATTCACATAAAAAAGACCCGATCTACAGATCGGGTCTTTTGTTTTATATACTGTTTCATACATTGTAAGTACATTTGTGGTATGGTAGATTATATGATTGTTGGTCTAGGTTTGGCAGGTACTGCCTTTTGTGAAAACCTACGCAGAAATAATAAGACTTTCGTAGTGTTTAATGACCGTTCGCAAACATCCTCTAGGGTTGCAGGTGGTTTGTACAATCCTATAATTTTAAAAAGGTTTACACTCTCATGGCGGGCAGATGAGCAATTACCTGTGGCTACGGAATTTTATAGCGGGTTAGAGCAATTTTTAAATGTAAGGTTTGATGAAAAATTAAATGTACTCCGAAAATTCGCTTCTATTGAAGAGCAAAATTTGTGGTTTGAAGCTGCCGATAAAAACAAGTTAAAGCCCTTTTTGGATGTTGCCTTGGCGCAAAACGATAATGCAGCCCTTAACATCCCTTTTCAATTTGGTAAAGTATTACAAACAGGTAAACTGGATACTAAATTCTTATTTGATACTTATGAGAAATGGCTAAGTGAAAATGATAAAATTTACGCACAGACATTTCATTATGAGCAATTGAAAATTGAAGAGAATTGTGTTGTATATCAAAATGTAAAAGCTAAAAACATTGTATTTACCGAAGGGTACGGTATGGTGTGTAATCTGTTTTTCAATTATTTGCCAATGCAGGGGTCTAAAGGAGAATATATTGTAATCAAGGCAAAAGATTTAAATGAGAGGAATATTATTAAATCATCTATTTTTTTAATTCCGCTTGGTGATGATCTATACAAAGTGGGTGCTACCTACAATAGAGAACAAAAAGACAATATTACTACAGAGAAAGCCAAGAATGAACTTATAGAAAAACTTAATGGCCTTTTAAAGTGTAATTATGCCGTGGTTGATCATGTAGCAGGTATGAGACCTACGGTAAAAGATAGAAGACCATTGGTGGGGCAACATCCTAAACACAAAAACTTATGGGTGCTGAACGGTTTTGGATCTCATGGTATTACCATTGCACCGTGGGCGGCCAAATCTCTTTATGATCATATTGAAACAAAAGCACCGCTATTGGCAGAAATGGACATAGCCCGGTTTACTAATGACTAGTGTTGTGTAAAGTAGCCTTGGCATCATACTTCACGAACATATTGATCCAAATATTTCTAGAAATTCTCATGATTACAGGCATAAAAACGACCAGGGTTCCAATTATCGCAATAAAAGTGGTGATGAGGCTAGCTCCAAGAAAAAGATTGGCAATGACAAAAGCTGCAACGGCAAAAGCAATACCTACTGCATAACTAACATACATAGCGCCATAAAAGAAAGAAGGCTCAATTTTATATTTTAGGTCGCAATGACCACATCTATCATGCATTTCAAAAATTTTGCCCATATGATATGGGTTTTTGTCCACATACATACTTTCTTTATGGCATCTGGGGCAACTTCCTGTTAAAATACTGTAGAGTTTGTTTCCTTTTTTTAACATTTGCAAAACTTTATACTAAGGTACGATTTTAAGGCATTTTTCTTGTCTTATATCTATTTGAAGAAAAGATAATTAAGCATGTATGTATAGATAATTTTTATCTATATCCAAGGCTAACAAGAAGAATTAGAATTTATGTTAAACGTTCACAACCTATCTGTCTCTTTTGGAGGAGAATATCTATTTGAAGAAATTTCATTTCGCTTAAATGCCGGTAATAGAGTAGGGTTAGTAGGTAAAAACGGTGCAGGTAAGTCAACCTTATTAAAACTGCTTAATAAGGATATGGCTTTGGATACCGGAGTAATTGCGGTTGAAAAAGACATAAAAATTGGTTTTTTAAGACAGGATATAGATTTTGTTCAAGGCAGGTCGGTTTTAGAAGAGGCTTATCAAGCTTTTGAAGAGATCAAAGCTCTAGAGTTAAAGTTAGATGAGATTAACCATCAATTGGCAGAGCGTACAGATTATGAATCAGAATCGTACAATCAATTAATAGTAGATTTAAGTGATATTACCCAACATTATGAAATTTTGGGAGGATATAACTACCAAGGAGAGACAGAAAAAATACTGCAAGGTTTAGGTTTTAAAAGAGAGGATTTTGATAAAAAGACCGAAACTTTTTCCGGTGGATGGCGAATGCGTATAGAACTTGCAAAACTACTGCTGCAAAGTAATGACGTGTTGCTCTTAGATGAGCCTACCAACCACTTGGATATAGAATCCATTATTTGGTTTGAGCAGTTTTTAAATAATTATACCGGTGCTGTTGTAATTGTTTCTCATGATAAAATGTTCTTGGATAATGTAACCAATAGAACCATAGAAATATCTTTAGGTCGCATATATGATTATAATAAGCCATACACCCAGTATTTGGTTTTAAGGAATGAAATCAAACAACAACAAATTAATGCACAGAAGAATCAAGAGAAAGAGATTCAGCAAGCAGAGCGTTTAATAGAGAAGTTTAGGGCAAAATCTACCAAGGCTTCTATGGCGCAATCCTTAATAAAGAAGCTTGATAAAATTGAACGTATTGAAGTTGATGAAGATGACAACAGTGTTATGAGTCTGCGTTTTCCTGTATCCGTCACCCCTGGCAAGGTAGTGGTTGAGATAGAGGAGCTTTCTAAGTCTTACGGTAAGAATTTGGTTTTAAACGATATTAATTTGCTCATTGAACGTGACAGCAAAACGGCTTTTGTTGGGCAGAACGGACAAGGAAAATCTACCCTGGCTAAAATTATAGTTGGTGATCTGGAACATGAGGGTCACTTAAAATTGGGGCATAACGTGCAAATAGGATATTTTGCTCAGAACCAGGCAGAGTATTTAGATGGTAATAAGACCATACTTGATACCATGATAGATGCCGCCAATGAAAAGAATAGAAGTAAGGTTAGAGATATTTTAGGGTCATTTTTGTTTAGGGGAGATGAAGTTGATAAATACGTTAAAGTTTTGTCCGGTGGTGAGCGTAACCGTTTGGCTTTGGCAAAGATGTTATTGCAGCCATTTAACGTACTTGTAATGGATGAGCCTACCAATCACCTGGATATCAAATCTAAAAATGTACTAAAACAAGCCTGTTTAAATTTTGAAGGCACCTTAATTTTAGTTTCTCACGATAGAGACTTTTTACAAGGACTTACCAATAAAGTCTATGAGTTTAAAGACCAAAAGATTAGAGAATATTTGGGCGATGTAGATTTTTACTTGGAGCAACGCAAAGTAGAGGATTTTAGGGCAATTGAGAAAAAACAGACCGTTGTTGCCGAAAAGGAGAAGCCAAAAGCAACCACATCATTTCAAGATCAGAAAAAAATAAAGAGTTTAAAAAATCAATTAAGCTCTGTAGAGAGTAAAATTGGTTCTTTAGAAAAGGAGATCAATGAGATCGACCATAATTTGTTGGTAGACTATGATGCTACTATCGCTGAGCCTAATTTCTTTGATGGATATCAAGCCAAAAAGAAGAAATTAGAGACGTTAATGCAAAAGTGGGAAACGCTAACTATTGATATTGAGGAGTTAACATAATTCAGTTTTGTCTCACCACAGATTTAGATAGTTTCACCACAGATTTAGCTACTTTCACAACATAGCAGGGTAAATCAACGATAAAATTTCAGTTTTCAACGTTATTAGTTCAAATTTGTAGGATAATTCCTAGTTGAATACATTTACCAAACCACCATCATATGAAAAAACTATACTATTTAAGTTTCAGCTTATTATTTCTGACAACAGTTTGTTTTGCAGAAGTATCTAAAAAAGAGAAAAAAGCATTAATTGATCTTTACGAAACTACCAATGGTAAGCATTGGGTAAAGAAATGGGATCTGAATGCACCAGTTTCTAAATGGCACGGTGTTAAGGTAGAAAATGACAAGGTAGTTGAAATCAACTTGTTTCATAATAATCTTATGGGGTCTTTATCCTCGCAAATAGGTGACCTTGAGAACCTAAGAGTATTGAATCTTGCATTTAATTCAATAACAGGTAAGTTACCGGTAGAAATTGAAAACCTATCCAATTTAAAAATATTAAAGTTAGAAATGAACAGGCTAAATGGTGAACTACCAGAAGGTATTGGTAGCTTGTTACAACTAGAGGAACTTTCTGCTTTCAATAATTTTTTCACAGGGGAGATTCCTTCTACGGTTGGTAATTTAAAAGGATTAAAGGTGCTTAACCTTTCTAGTAATGAATTCATTGGTGATATACCAAGTTCATTGGGTGCGTTATCTCAATTAGAGACTTTGGGTCTTTTTGAAAATAGATTAGAAGGAGCTATTCCAAGAGATATGGGTAACCTTAGTAATTTAAAGGAATTGGTATTGGCGAACAATAGACTTATAGGTGATATTCCCAACGAGTTTTCACAACTGGCTAGCCTAGAGGTATTTCAAATTCAGAACAACAATTTTAGTTCTTTTAAAGCTTTAGAGCTTTTGGAAACTAAAGAGTATTTGGTTTTTGATTACGATAAAGAAGACGATAAAATAGAATTTAAGGATATAAACTTCAGTAGAACCAGAATGGCGGATACGAAGTTTGAAGATATAGAAGAGTAAGAGTAGTTTACACTTTTAGTTAGTTTGGTGAAAGAAAGAGATGTTGAACAGCATCTCTTTCTTGTTTTTGTACCATAAAGGTTCAGCTATATATCATAAATGTATTTTTTGCACGTTATAATAAAAGTACTTTTTACACTAAAGTAGGTTTGTACTTGTTTAAGCTGTGAAATGTGTATTTAAAAAGCCCCCAAACCTTAATATTTTCAGTATGAAAAATGTTATTAATTTTACCTGCATAGTGCTTTTCATGACCTGTAGTTATTTGGTCAATGCACAAATACCTGAAAAGGAGAAACAATATTTAATAGATTTCAATAATAGCACCGTTGGTGAACAGTGGCAGCGTAAATGGGATTTGAAGTCCGATCCAGCAACTTGGCATGGAGTTGAGGTTGCAAACGGTCATGTTGTTGGTTTAAAATTATATCGCAACAATTTAACTGGTGCTATTCCAAATGGTATTTCCGCGCTTTCTCATTTAAAATCATTGAACCTTGCTTTTAACGTGATTGAAGGTGAACTGCCTAAAGATTTGTTTAGTTTACAAAAGCTGTCCTCATTGCGTTTAGAAATGAACAAAATATCAGGGACTTTGCCCCAAGATTTTTCAAAAATGGCAGCATTGGAAGAACTTTCTATGTTCAATAATCTGTTTCAAGGTGAAATTCCTGAGGGTATCGGTGAAATTTCTAATCTAAAGACCTTAAACCTTTCCAGTAATTATTTAGAAGGAAGTTTGCCCAAGTCGCTTGAAAAACTTGAGAAATTAGAGCGTTTAGAGTTATTTGGTAATAAGTTGGCAGGAGCAATTGAAGTAGATTTAGGACGTTTGGTGAACTTAAGGGAAATAATTCTTTCTTATAATAAATTTGAAGGCGATTTGCCTAGTGGTATGGCAACATTGAGTAACCTAGAATTTGTACAATTGCAAGGCAATGATTTTAGGTCTCTAAACTCATTGTTAAGAATGCAAAGTACTAAACTTGCCGTGTTTGATAGTGATGACGAATTTTTGAATTTAAAATTTGGTACAGGCGAAATAAATAGAACACGTATAGTAGATACCAAATATGAAGATGCAAAGCGAAATTAAATAGCTTAAAAATACTAAGGGAAAGGGATGTGAGAGCATCCCTTTTTTGTTTTATACCTACCGTAAAGTCAATATTTTTTATGATTACTTTAACCATAAAGGCTTTCAATGCCAGAAGTGTTTTTTTGTAGTTTCGCCGATGATTAAATGATTTCCAAAAAATTCTAGTTAAAGTCTATTTAAAAAAGCTATTCTGTTTTAACAATATTTTGATGATTACCCTATAAGGTATAGACATTTCACTCGTTGATAGTAAGTGCTTTTTTTGAAACTTTTGTACAAAACGGCATGTTGATTTAAGCTGAGATTGTTTCAAAGTCGTTTCACTCTTGAATTTGGTCGTTTCATTTAATCATCATCATCCTAAGGGATATTAAAAAGTACTTTTGATCCTGTGTTTTTTGAAATACGCTTATAAATTATAATAAAATGCGAAAAATTATTTTTACCGTACTAGGTATTTTACTAATTGTAGTATCCTTTTTTTTAGCGGGTTATATTATTGATAGTAAGAAAACATTCAAACCCAAATCTGAGAAAGTAGTAAAAACAGTATTTACCGAGGTCGTTGAAAATGGTACGGTACCAATTATAGTATCGGCAAATGGTAATTTAACCGCTAAACAACGCGTAGAGCTATATGCGGAGGTTCAAGGAGTCTTCAAAAAGGGGAGCAAATTGTTTAAAGAAGGTCAGTCTTTTCGTAAAGGTGAGACCATTATAAATATAGATGCAGATGAATACGCGGCAAGTGTGCAGTCTGCCAAAAGTAATCTCTTCAATCAATTAACGGCGGTAATGCCAGATTTACGTTTAGATTACCCGGACATTTACTCAAAGTGGCAAGACTATCTTACCAATTTTGATATGTCTAAAAGTACTCCGGCGTTACCGGAAATGGTTACTGAAAAAGAAAAGTTCTTCATCTCTGGGAGAGGTATTTTAACCAGCTATTATAATGTTAAGAATTTAGAACAAAGATTATCCAAATACCGTATTGTGGCACCATTTTCCGGAGTACTGACCGAGACTTTGGTTACAGAAGGTACTTTGGTAAGATCAGGTCAAAAACTAGGGGAGTTCATTAATACCGAAGTTTATGAATTGGAAGTTGCCATAAGTAAAAGATATACGGATCTATTGAAAGTGGGCGAATCTGTAGAACTAACAAATTTGGATGATAACAGCACATATAAGGGCAAGGTTACTAGAATCAATGGAAGTATTGATCAAGCCACACAAACCGTAAATGCATATATAGAGGTAGAAGATAAGAATCTAAGAGAAGGAATGTACTTAGAGGCAGATCTTGATGCTAAAAAAGAGGAGAATGCTATTGAGGTGGATAGAGGTCTATTATTGGAAGATAACAAGATTTTTGTAGTAAGGGATTCTATACTTGACGTCATAGATGTAGAGCCCGTTTATTTTTCAGATAAACGTGTAGTTCTTAAGAATGTCCCCAATGGTGTTACTATAGTGTCAAAGC
The sequence above is a segment of the Maribacter dokdonensis DSW-8 genome. Coding sequences within it:
- a CDS encoding ABC-F family ATP-binding cassette domain-containing protein, whose product is MLNVHNLSVSFGGEYLFEEISFRLNAGNRVGLVGKNGAGKSTLLKLLNKDMALDTGVIAVEKDIKIGFLRQDIDFVQGRSVLEEAYQAFEEIKALELKLDEINHQLAERTDYESESYNQLIVDLSDITQHYEILGGYNYQGETEKILQGLGFKREDFDKKTETFSGGWRMRIELAKLLLQSNDVLLLDEPTNHLDIESIIWFEQFLNNYTGAVVIVSHDKMFLDNVTNRTIEISLGRIYDYNKPYTQYLVLRNEIKQQQINAQKNQEKEIQQAERLIEKFRAKSTKASMAQSLIKKLDKIERIEVDEDDNSVMSLRFPVSVTPGKVVVEIEELSKSYGKNLVLNDINLLIERDSKTAFVGQNGQGKSTLAKIIVGDLEHEGHLKLGHNVQIGYFAQNQAEYLDGNKTILDTMIDAANEKNRSKVRDILGSFLFRGDEVDKYVKVLSGGERNRLALAKMLLQPFNVLVMDEPTNHLDIKSKNVLKQACLNFEGTLILVSHDRDFLQGLTNKVYEFKDQKIREYLGDVDFYLEQRKVEDFRAIEKKQTVVAEKEKPKATTSFQDQKKIKSLKNQLSSVESKIGSLEKEINEIDHNLLVDYDATIAEPNFFDGYQAKKKKLETLMQKWETLTIDIEELT
- a CDS encoding leucine-rich repeat domain-containing protein; amino-acid sequence: MKKLYYLSFSLLFLTTVCFAEVSKKEKKALIDLYETTNGKHWVKKWDLNAPVSKWHGVKVENDKVVEINLFHNNLMGSLSSQIGDLENLRVLNLAFNSITGKLPVEIENLSNLKILKLEMNRLNGELPEGIGSLLQLEELSAFNNFFTGEIPSTVGNLKGLKVLNLSSNEFIGDIPSSLGALSQLETLGLFENRLEGAIPRDMGNLSNLKELVLANNRLIGDIPNEFSQLASLEVFQIQNNNFSSFKALELLETKEYLVFDYDKEDDKIEFKDINFSRTRMADTKFEDIEE
- a CDS encoding leucine-rich repeat domain-containing protein produces the protein MKNVINFTCIVLFMTCSYLVNAQIPEKEKQYLIDFNNSTVGEQWQRKWDLKSDPATWHGVEVANGHVVGLKLYRNNLTGAIPNGISALSHLKSLNLAFNVIEGELPKDLFSLQKLSSLRLEMNKISGTLPQDFSKMAALEELSMFNNLFQGEIPEGIGEISNLKTLNLSSNYLEGSLPKSLEKLEKLERLELFGNKLAGAIEVDLGRLVNLREIILSYNKFEGDLPSGMATLSNLEFVQLQGNDFRSLNSLLRMQSTKLAVFDSDDEFLNLKFGTGEINRTRIVDTKYEDAKRN
- a CDS encoding efflux RND transporter periplasmic adaptor subunit, which translates into the protein MRKIIFTVLGILLIVVSFFLAGYIIDSKKTFKPKSEKVVKTVFTEVVENGTVPIIVSANGNLTAKQRVELYAEVQGVFKKGSKLFKEGQSFRKGETIINIDADEYAASVQSAKSNLFNQLTAVMPDLRLDYPDIYSKWQDYLTNFDMSKSTPALPEMVTEKEKFFISGRGILTSYYNVKNLEQRLSKYRIVAPFSGVLTETLVTEGTLVRSGQKLGEFINTEVYELEVAISKRYTDLLKVGESVELTNLDDNSTYKGKVTRINGSIDQATQTVNAYIEVEDKNLREGMYLEADLDAKKEENAIEVDRGLLLEDNKIFVVRDSILDVIDVEPVYFSDKRVVLKNVPNGVTIVSKPISGAYTGMAVKIYAEQPENTKG